The Calliopsis andreniformis isolate RMS-2024a chromosome 5, iyCalAndr_principal, whole genome shotgun sequence nucleotide sequence TAATAaccaaataattatttttactaaTTGTGTTTGCTGTTGCGATTGATTCAAAGGATTTAGCTTTTGACTTATTGATGTTGGCAATGAAAAGTCGCTAACAACCTGAATCAATTGATAATTAAAATTTGATTTTAAAACATAGTATAAAACTATCATAAATGATATAAATAATTCTTGCATACATACTTGTAGAAGACAAAGACCTGGAAATTCCTCAGAAAAAGCTTCTAATAATTGATTTGTTATAACTGCATCTGGTGATACAACATAAACATTACTTTCGCATAGAGGATATATTATGGTAGCTTTGGCCCAATATACTAAATGACCAGTCAACTGAAAAACCTGAGTAAGTGTAAGGTCAGAATCAGCTGCTAAAATCTGTAAACTTTTGAGTGGACTGTACATTTGAATTAAGCGTCTAAGTGCAGGAGAAGAATCTAATGGAAGTGAATCTAGTAGATCCAAAGGTTCAATGAGTAATAATAAACCATGATACGGTCTTAAGCTGTTTAAACATCTGTaataaaaatcaatatttaatacattaTTTTAAACTTTTGTTGTATATTTTAGTACTAGCCTGTCTATTATTTCTGGATTGATAATAAATCCTTTCTTGTGGGACTGATGAACCTTTTGTGGAAGACAAAAGCGTACTTGAATCCATttattaatcataatattaattataccaGAGGTACTAAGGCTACTAAATACAGATTTTAAATCTCGCGCAAGTGAACTTCTTTGTAGTATTAATTCATATGGTGATTCATCACAATCACTTTCACCTTCTGATCTATACAAACAAGCATCAAAAAATTCCAATTGTAAcattcttataaaatgaattaaacaATAATATTATATACCTTGTAGCAACTTCATCATGAGTTGAAACCATAATTTTAATCTCCTCTGTTAAAAATCCGCATCTCttttcctcgtgcctcaaagctATGCCTAATCTAAAATCAGTAATACATAAGTAGAAATtgattttatacatatatgcatAAATATAATATGTAACAAACCTTCTGCtcaaatcataataacattttacTATAGAATGACTTGCTTGTGCTTGAAGAGCAAAGACTATATTGAAAAGCATAGAAGAATTAACTTCCTTTAGTCCATGAGATGGGATTAAGGTAGGATGTCCAACAAATCGTACATCATTCACTTTTAATTCAAACTTTTGTTCGCATAATTCAGGTTTGACAGCAAATAATGTTGATAATACTTCATCCGTTACTCCAGTTAAGTTACCGTTACTTATGTTAGAGGTTGGAAAAGGTAAGGACTGCCAATGAAATTTATTAAGTATTAAACTGTTTTTATCAACTATCCACTTAGGAAGCATTTAAGATATGTAATTATCATACACTGAATAAGCATTATGATGGTATGTTAAAGCAAACCTGCAGTAAATCTTCTGCGATAATCAAAGAATAAGGATTTTTCCTCTTGGTACACTGATTAGAATCCCGTGTGTGTTTTGCCACATGTGGATAACGAAATAAAAGTCTATCACCTTTGCTGTCACTTTTCACAAGAATTATACTTAATGGATTTATCTccataattacaacagatttaTTGATAAAGAAGCTATATCAAGGTGCATTAGCATTTAATAAAAATGACTCATTAAAGGACAACTGTAATCTGTATTAAAGTTAAAAACTAAGAATCTTATTAAAAACCATCAATCTAATCAATTGTTACTTGAACCACTAAATTTACATGTTACTTTTTCGATTGAAACGTTTTTGACACATCGATCACAACAAAGTATTACCGGAACCACGCGGGTTTATGTACCATATAATGCTTTCGATATTAGAATACAGTAAATGGCAACCAGAATGAATTTCTTGTGCACAATTTGCGTAGAAGAGGTACcattttttatagtattaagtACAGTCTGTACAGTACCTATTGACGAACAATAAATTTCTATCGTTCATTTGTTCTTTTGACTATAGTTGTAACATGATAGAGATGATATACTGTGTACGTACTTGCTTTATTCTCTGTTCTGTATACCGAAATTGTGCAACAGTTGCATCTGAATCTAATTAAAGAAACAATTGGATGACGGCATAGTTCTTTTTTGTTTATTGTATGAAAAATACAAACAAAAAATACTTTATGTCATCGATCGATATGTCTAACCGCATATAGATTGATACTACTAGAAATACTCAAAACGTTCAAacgtgttttattcattttttgtcaTTGATTGGGTACATTGACATTCTCTCATGCTATACTAAACATATTAAAAATGATAAATACGCTCCAACAATTATGTAACAGGAGCATGTCTCTAGAGTCCATATTatcgtttcatttattttcgaAACTAATGCAATGAACTTTCCTGTAAAAAGCTCCTGCAATTTTAGATTATTTTATCTTCGTATTCTAGATTATTCGTAATTACCAGTATATTAcgataaataattaatatataatCATACATGAGAAAACTACGTATTAACTCTTATTACTGAAAAAAGAAACTAGCTTATGTTTTTAATGATAAAAACCACCTTACAtaattatttacatattttgtatAGAAATAAGCGGTAAAATCGGAAACAAGCAGACAAACTTTTTAAAATGATTTCTCATTGAAAATTGCCGGTCACACGGCACAATTCATAATTTTCGTTTTATCAGAATATGCAGaaccataaaaaatacaacaaaatgtattaagacttttttgCTCCATTTTTACCCTTCAATACATCTatgaaattacaaaattttctaATTGTTAATTTAGCATATAAAGCATTAGTATCGCAAAATGGAGGCAAATTAGATATTATATCACAGAACATCTTGTGTTCCCTTTGAGCCCATCTACCCTTTAAAATGTTATCACCTACATTATTTACACCCCTAACGTTTTTCCATGTACTTAAACATTATAAGTACACAATCAAATATTCGATTTACTATTCCTTAAGCTCCACAAAATTTGAATAGGTGCAAGTCATCAGCGTAACAGGTCGCAAAGTCAAAAAAGCATCGCGGGCACAAAAGTGACCCCAGTGCGCAATGCTGCAGGGTTATCGGCATTGTTATGGGGTAGACGTGTATACAGTAGTACATGCTCTGTATTACACAGACCGCGATACTTTCTCCGCCGCTCAATACGACAACGCGTGCGCTTTTCTTACGGGGAAGCCAGCAGCCACCCTAATACTACTTCTACACGGGGTTGTTGCTTAACGCTGACAGTCGCGCTTTTTATGTTTCATTCTCGAAAACGTATAACACATTTCTGACGAGCCGAAATAATAATGTAGTGAAAAATAATAGAGGTCGACGTTTCAACCAATCATCAGACAATGGAACGGAGGATGAGCAAAGTGTAACAACTATCATCGAATATCATCTACCTAAATTGAGACGCTTGCAACACGTTCGCGATAAGAATgtacattaaaaaaataataatctgttAATTTGTATTGAATAAGTTGTACtatttttttctgtttcttGTACAGTCTTTTGAAGTTGGATGTTAAAACTAAGTTTCTTTTATAATTCTGAAATATTGTAACAATTGAGTGAGTGTTTTTTAATTGCAGATAAGGGATTTGCTCTTGGCGAGATGAATAATTCGGAGTGTGCATCTTGCACGCTCGAACCTCCGCCTGATATTCTTCACATACCGCCACCACCGTTCCCGGCTATTCTTCAACAGAGTTCGGATTTTTATCCTCAGACAGACCTACTGTCATTCCCACCGCATCTCAATGACAGCCCATGCAAACACTTCTGCGATCGCCGCTCCGAGGGGGTGCAATACATTGAAATGCCTCAGCAAGGTATCTTTAAATTAAGTTGGCGAGTTGAAAAATAGTACAAGTCGAAAGACCACATATTTGAGCTGAACCTGTAGTTCTATGCATTTTACATATCTGGCCAGAGTGTTTTATTTGAAAGCCGAAACGAAAATATGAAATCGCTTGCGAAGTATGTAC carries:
- the Nprl3 gene encoding GATOR complex protein Nprl3, translating into MEINPLSIILVKSDSKGDRLLFRYPHVAKHTRDSNQCTKRKNPYSLIIAEDLLQSLPFPTSNISNGNLTGVTDEVLSTLFAVKPELCEQKFELKVNDVRFVGHPTLIPSHGLKEVNSSMLFNIVFALQAQASHSIVKCYYDLSRRLGIALRHEEKRCGFLTEEIKIMVSTHDEVATRSEGESDCDESPYELILQRSSLARDLKSVFSSLSTSGIINIMINKWIQVRFCLPQKVHQSHKKGFIINPEIIDRCLNSLRPYHGLLLLIEPLDLLDSLPLDSSPALRRLIQMYSPLKSLQILAADSDLTLTQVFQLTGHLVYWAKATIIYPLCESNVYVVSPDAVITNQLLEAFSEEFPGLCLLQVVSDFSLPTSISQKLNPLNQSQQQTQLVKIIIWLLKNHLLLQLHTYVQYMPTVHGRISVDTKDEVNHNLNDVTESRNAWNLNDPPKGATSDMNEELSINPHKDNGIYNYQSEEYDIPSDDRKLLDRLCRLGYFNGGHHLEEIMYLENIRRSQLLQILDKFRDVLITCECEDPAIALFYSQFGS